In Treponema denticola, one genomic interval encodes:
- a CDS encoding DHH family phosphoesterase: protein MQNKDSLNIKEPLIPKKLLDFLDYYDNFIIAGHKEPDGDCIGSCIALSLFLKRRNKNCILMSAGPFKRTEIKTYENLFTDKLEGKFNKENTGLIILDCSSFERVGEIGGQIKNFDYIIIDHHATNTEKSDTSLIMPEAPSTTYLIQSIIESIGECLSKEEADALFFGLCTDTGFFRHLDERSAEVFAHASRLIKAGANPKQTFMKMNGGKQFESRILISRILNRMKRYYDGRLVISYETYDDLLEFGLEGRDSDILYQLIQTIEGVQAICIVRQESPTHCSVGFRSLDKIDVSKIAVSFGGGGHKQASGLYIEGRFDDLIPKFVKAFESQMQAQI, encoded by the coding sequence ATGCAGAACAAAGACAGCTTAAATATAAAAGAGCCTCTGATCCCAAAAAAATTATTGGATTTTTTGGATTATTATGACAATTTCATAATCGCTGGACATAAAGAACCTGATGGAGATTGTATAGGCAGCTGTATTGCGCTGAGCCTCTTTCTTAAAAGAAGAAACAAAAACTGTATTTTAATGTCTGCAGGGCCTTTTAAGCGTACCGAAATAAAGACTTATGAAAATCTTTTTACCGATAAACTTGAGGGCAAATTCAACAAAGAAAATACCGGATTAATAATACTTGACTGCTCAAGTTTTGAACGTGTAGGGGAAATTGGCGGTCAAATCAAAAATTTTGATTATATCATAATAGATCATCATGCAACCAATACTGAAAAATCTGATACTTCTCTTATAATGCCGGAAGCCCCTTCTACAACCTATCTAATTCAATCTATCATTGAGAGTATTGGAGAATGTCTTTCAAAAGAAGAAGCTGATGCACTGTTTTTCGGCCTTTGTACGGATACTGGATTTTTTAGGCACTTGGATGAAAGAAGTGCTGAAGTTTTTGCCCATGCATCCCGTTTAATTAAAGCAGGAGCTAATCCTAAGCAAACATTTATGAAAATGAATGGAGGCAAACAATTTGAATCGCGCATTCTTATTTCCAGAATTCTAAACAGAATGAAAAGATATTATGATGGAAGGCTTGTTATTTCTTACGAAACTTATGATGACTTACTAGAATTCGGCCTTGAAGGAAGAGACTCGGATATTCTTTATCAGCTTATTCAAACAATAGAAGGGGTGCAAGCTATCTGCATCGTACGCCAAGAATCACCGACGCATTGTTCAGTAGGTTTTAGATCTCTGGATAAAATTGATGTAAGCAAAATTGCTGTCTCATTCGGCGGCGGCGGACATAAACAGGCGTCCGGTCTATATATTGAAGGCCGCTTTGATGACTTGATTCCTAAATTCGTCAAAGCGTTTGAAAGTCAAATGCAGGCACAAATATAA
- a CDS encoding aminopeptidase P family protein, translating to MTVNDRIAALRQKMKEHSLSAYLIPSSDPHQSEYLPENYKTREFISGFTGSAGTVLVTKDKAVLWTDGRYFLQAEKQLKGSVVELYKMLEPGVPTINEFLKSNLKSGEKLGMDGKVVSVSGFDSMEKELEGIELVTNLDLIGEIWENRPQAVLSKAFILDEKYTGKSAKEKIEKVRSMLAEKKADSTVIGALEDVCYLFNVRGRDIRCNPVVTAYALVDKARAVIFISEKQLTDDVKTYFASQGITVMGYEDVFTEAKNLKGTVYIDPARTNVYLYNQIKAKTEKGLNLTSTLKAIKNEVELKNFDYAMEKDGAAMVKILKWVEENAGNGITEWDVSEQLLKFRAEGKDFFEESFETISGYGPNGAIIHYAPSPENSAKLEAKSFLLLDSGGQYLGGTTDITRTIKLGELTEQEKTDYTLVLKSHISLARAKFKAGTTGHAIDTIPREHLWAYGRDYKHGTGHGVGYVLSVHEGPQSISSRFLDVPMKLGMVTSNEPGLYVAGSHGIRIESLVVTTEFKTTEDGEFYQFKTITLCPIDTRPIVPGILSDDDIKWLNEYHKEVCERLMPYLDEEHKAFLKERTKAI from the coding sequence ATGACTGTAAATGATAGAATTGCCGCTTTAAGGCAAAAAATGAAAGAGCATTCTTTAAGTGCTTATTTAATTCCGTCCTCTGATCCCCATCAGAGCGAATATTTACCTGAAAACTATAAAACACGGGAGTTTATCTCCGGTTTTACAGGGTCGGCAGGAACTGTCCTTGTTACAAAGGATAAGGCTGTTTTATGGACTGACGGCAGGTATTTTCTTCAAGCTGAAAAACAGCTTAAAGGTTCGGTTGTTGAGCTTTATAAAATGCTTGAACCCGGTGTTCCGACAATCAACGAGTTTTTAAAATCTAACTTAAAATCGGGTGAAAAACTCGGAATGGACGGTAAGGTTGTTTCCGTTTCAGGTTTCGATTCCATGGAAAAAGAGCTTGAAGGTATAGAACTTGTTACTAATCTCGACCTAATAGGCGAAATATGGGAAAATCGTCCTCAGGCAGTTTTAAGCAAGGCTTTTATACTCGATGAAAAATATACCGGAAAATCGGCAAAAGAAAAGATTGAAAAAGTCCGCTCAATGCTTGCCGAAAAAAAGGCAGATTCTACGGTTATCGGAGCCCTCGAAGATGTCTGTTATCTTTTTAATGTCCGAGGAAGGGATATAAGATGTAATCCCGTAGTTACTGCGTATGCGCTGGTAGATAAAGCAAGAGCCGTTATTTTTATTTCCGAGAAGCAATTAACGGATGATGTTAAGACCTACTTTGCTTCACAAGGTATTACGGTAATGGGATATGAAGATGTATTTACAGAAGCAAAAAATCTTAAAGGAACTGTTTACATAGATCCTGCAAGAACAAATGTTTATCTATACAACCAAATAAAAGCTAAAACCGAAAAAGGCTTAAACTTAACTTCAACTCTTAAAGCAATAAAAAATGAAGTTGAACTTAAAAACTTCGATTATGCTATGGAAAAAGACGGCGCTGCCATGGTAAAAATCCTAAAATGGGTAGAAGAAAATGCCGGAAATGGTATTACAGAATGGGATGTAAGCGAACAACTCTTAAAATTCCGTGCCGAAGGCAAGGATTTTTTTGAAGAGAGTTTTGAAACTATTTCGGGTTACGGGCCGAACGGAGCTATTATTCACTATGCTCCTTCCCCTGAAAATTCTGCCAAACTTGAAGCTAAAAGTTTCTTGCTTTTGGACAGCGGCGGTCAGTACTTAGGCGGTACAACAGATATTACTAGGACAATAAAACTTGGAGAGCTTACAGAGCAGGAAAAAACGGATTATACCCTTGTATTAAAATCCCATATTTCTCTTGCCAGGGCTAAGTTTAAGGCCGGAACTACAGGCCATGCCATAGATACTATCCCCAGAGAGCATCTTTGGGCTTATGGAAGGGACTACAAACATGGTACGGGTCACGGGGTAGGTTATGTTCTTTCAGTTCATGAGGGACCTCAATCTATTTCAAGCCGTTTTTTAGATGTTCCTATGAAGCTTGGTATGGTAACATCCAATGAGCCCGGTCTTTATGTTGCAGGAAGTCATGGTATCCGCATTGAAAGCCTTGTTGTTACCACCGAATTTAAAACCACCGAAGACGGAGAATTCTATCAATTTAAAACAATAACTCTTTGTCCCATTGATACAAGACCTATTGTTCCCGGAATTCTATCGGATGATGATATTAAATGGCTCAATGAGTATCATAAAGAGGTTTGTGAAAGGCTTATGCCTTATTTGGATGAAGAACACAAAGCTTTCTTAAAAGAAAGAACAAAGGCAATTTAA
- a CDS encoding YebC/PmpR family DNA-binding transcriptional regulator yields MSGHSKWATIKHAKGAADAKRGQLFTKFIKEISIAAKMGGGDPATNPRLRTAVLKARAANMPKDNIERAIKKGTGELGAVNYEELLYEGYGPGGVAVLVEVLTDNKNRTAASVRNIFTKSGGNLGATGSVAYMFNRKGVIEYDAEAVSEEAIMEAALEAGAEDIAAEDGVITVTTDPNDFASVLEALQEKGFESVSASVSMVPDTYVALDADTTQKALKMIDKLEEDDDVQTVSSNIEIPEGFEMPE; encoded by the coding sequence ATGTCAGGACATAGTAAATGGGCGACAATTAAACATGCCAAGGGCGCAGCTGATGCTAAAAGAGGCCAGCTGTTTACTAAATTTATCAAAGAAATTTCAATTGCTGCAAAGATGGGAGGCGGAGATCCTGCCACTAACCCAAGACTTAGAACAGCTGTTTTAAAAGCTCGTGCTGCAAACATGCCTAAAGACAACATAGAAAGAGCAATTAAGAAGGGCACCGGAGAGCTTGGAGCTGTAAACTATGAGGAGCTTTTGTATGAAGGCTACGGCCCCGGCGGAGTTGCCGTTTTAGTTGAAGTTTTAACGGACAATAAAAACAGAACAGCAGCCAGTGTTCGAAATATTTTTACAAAGAGCGGCGGAAACTTGGGTGCAACAGGTTCCGTAGCTTATATGTTTAACAGAAAAGGCGTTATCGAGTATGATGCCGAGGCGGTCAGTGAAGAAGCAATTATGGAAGCCGCTCTTGAAGCCGGAGCCGAAGATATTGCAGCTGAAGACGGAGTTATTACCGTAACAACCGACCCCAATGACTTTGCTTCGGTTTTGGAAGCATTACAGGAAAAAGGGTTTGAATCTGTTTCTGCTTCCGTTTCAATGGTTCCGGATACCTATGTAGCTTTGGATGCCGATACAACTCAAAAAGCCTTAAAAATGATCGATAAGTTGGAAGAGGATGATGATGTTCAGACAGTTTCTTCAAATATCGAAATCCCCGAAGGCTTTGAAATGCCGGAATAA
- the gap gene encoding type I glyceraldehyde-3-phosphate dehydrogenase: MKVAINGFGRIGRLVFQALVNQNLLGKDKFDVVAVVDLSTDAKYFAYQLKYDSVQGKMNAEIGTDGDDVLVVNGHKIKCISGKGLTPAQLPWKELGIDVVIESTGIYTNEKAYEHLEAGAKKVIISAPGKSSDPSKPIKTFVMGVNENEYKASEHHVVSNASCTTNCLAPVVHVLLKEGFGIETGLMTTIHAYTATQKTVDGVSLKDWRGGRAAAVNIIPSTTGAAKAVGEVLPSTKGKLTGMSFRVPTPTGSVVDLTIRTEKDTSIEEIDKAIKKASESYLKGVLAYCDEEIVSTDIIHDPHSSIYDSKATLQNNLPGEKRFFKLVSWYDNEWGYSNRVIDLLKFITK, encoded by the coding sequence ATGAAAGTAGCTATCAACGGATTCGGAAGAATCGGAAGACTTGTTTTTCAAGCCTTGGTAAATCAAAATTTGCTTGGAAAAGACAAATTCGATGTTGTTGCAGTTGTTGACCTTTCAACGGATGCAAAGTATTTTGCCTATCAATTGAAATACGATTCGGTTCAAGGCAAAATGAATGCCGAAATAGGCACTGACGGAGATGATGTTCTTGTAGTAAACGGCCATAAAATTAAGTGTATATCGGGAAAGGGATTAACTCCTGCACAATTGCCTTGGAAAGAACTCGGAATTGATGTAGTAATCGAAAGCACCGGTATTTACACAAATGAAAAGGCCTATGAACACCTTGAAGCCGGAGCAAAAAAAGTTATTATCTCCGCTCCCGGAAAAAGCAGCGATCCTTCAAAACCCATTAAAACATTTGTTATGGGCGTCAATGAAAATGAATACAAGGCATCAGAGCATCATGTAGTTTCAAATGCAAGCTGTACTACAAACTGCTTAGCTCCTGTTGTGCACGTTCTTTTAAAAGAAGGATTCGGTATTGAAACAGGTCTTATGACAACTATTCATGCCTACACGGCAACTCAAAAAACTGTAGACGGTGTTTCTCTAAAAGACTGGAGAGGCGGACGGGCTGCAGCCGTGAATATTATCCCCTCAACCACAGGCGCTGCAAAAGCTGTAGGAGAAGTTCTTCCGAGTACAAAGGGAAAACTGACAGGTATGTCCTTTAGGGTCCCTACCCCCACGGGCTCCGTTGTGGACTTAACGATCCGCACCGAAAAAGATACCTCCATCGAAGAAATCGATAAGGCCATTAAAAAAGCCTCGGAAAGCTATCTAAAGGGTGTTTTAGCCTATTGTGATGAAGAAATAGTTTCTACCGATATTATTCATGATCCTCATTCTTCAATCTATGATAGCAAGGCAACTTTACAAAACAACCTTCCCGGCGAAAAGAGATTCTTTAAACTTGTTTCATGGTATGATAATGAGTGGGGTTATTCCAACAGAGTAATCGATTTACTTAAATTTATAACAAAGTAA